A window of Phyllobacterium sp. T1293 contains these coding sequences:
- a CDS encoding methylated-DNA--[protein]-cysteine S-methyltransferase gives MKPHAILQNDITPTGNDYAIVSHIIERISEDYRDQPSLETLAKDAGLSPTALQKLFTRWAGLSPKGFLQAVTIDHARRLLDEGMPLLETAYETGLSGPSRLHDLFVTHEGMSPGDYKTRGAGLIVRYGFHISPFGRALVMVTDRGLAGLAFADQGQEREALGDMTSRWPNATYVEDLNATSPYAARIFDPAEWRSDRPLKVVMIGTDFQLRVWEALLKVPMGRACAYSDIAQDIGSPKASRAVGAAVGANPLSFVVPCHRAVGKSGALTGYHWGLTRKRAILGWEAGQMGDPDQLDMARSG, from the coding sequence ATGAAACCCCATGCCATACTTCAAAATGACATCACGCCGACAGGCAATGACTATGCCATCGTCAGCCATATCATCGAGCGAATCAGCGAGGATTACCGCGATCAGCCATCGCTTGAAACATTGGCCAAGGATGCGGGTCTATCGCCGACAGCATTGCAGAAGCTTTTCACCCGCTGGGCAGGTCTGTCACCGAAAGGCTTTTTGCAGGCAGTGACCATTGACCATGCACGGCGCCTGCTTGACGAAGGAATGCCCCTGCTTGAAACGGCCTATGAAACAGGCCTTTCCGGCCCAAGCCGCCTGCATGATCTGTTTGTCACCCATGAAGGCATGTCACCCGGCGATTATAAGACGCGCGGCGCCGGCCTCATCGTCCGCTATGGTTTCCATATCTCGCCATTCGGCCGGGCACTGGTCATGGTGACGGATCGTGGCCTCGCTGGGCTGGCCTTTGCCGATCAGGGCCAGGAGCGCGAAGCATTAGGCGACATGACATCGCGCTGGCCTAATGCGACCTATGTGGAGGACCTCAACGCAACATCGCCCTATGCGGCGCGGATATTCGATCCGGCTGAATGGCGCTCCGACAGGCCGCTGAAGGTTGTCATGATCGGGACGGACTTCCAGCTTCGCGTCTGGGAAGCCCTGTTGAAGGTTCCCATGGGCAGGGCCTGCGCCTATTCGGATATTGCTCAGGACATCGGCTCACCCAAGGCTTCCCGTGCGGTTGGCGCAGCTGTTGGTGCCAACCCGCTCTCCTTTGTGGTTCCGTGTCACCGCGCCGTTGGCAAATCGGGCGCTCTGACCGGCTACCACTGGGGCCTCACCCGCAAACGCGCCATTCTGGGCTGGGAAGCCGGACAGATGGGCGACCCTGACCAGCTCGATATGGCCCGCTCCGGCTGA
- a CDS encoding sulfate transporter family protein has product MIFESARAAASHLFRPEFRSVLWKSLGMTILLLIGAWFGLRELFEVLALPFFDQWMPDMPSWAGWFGFIAAILASIALALGLALLIAPVSAIVAGLFLDDVAEVVEKSDYPLDPRGRPLPVLRSFVLSLKFMGVVIIGNIIALLMLLIPGVNIIAFFMVNGYLLGREFFEFAAMRFRPEMEAKALRSKHSITVFLAGLVIAAFMAIPILNLLTPLFAAAMMVHLHKAVAQSEPPAALR; this is encoded by the coding sequence ATGATCTTTGAAAGCGCACGCGCCGCCGCTAGCCATCTGTTTCGGCCGGAATTTCGATCCGTGCTGTGGAAATCACTCGGGATGACCATTCTGCTGCTCATCGGAGCGTGGTTTGGACTGCGGGAATTGTTTGAAGTGCTGGCTCTGCCGTTTTTCGATCAGTGGATGCCAGATATGCCATCCTGGGCCGGTTGGTTTGGTTTTATTGCAGCAATTCTTGCCAGTATTGCCCTTGCGCTTGGGCTGGCCCTGCTGATTGCTCCGGTTTCAGCCATTGTTGCCGGGCTGTTTCTCGACGACGTGGCGGAAGTTGTGGAAAAGTCAGATTATCCGCTCGATCCGAGAGGCCGCCCGCTGCCGGTGCTGCGCTCCTTCGTGCTTTCGCTGAAGTTTATGGGCGTCGTTATCATCGGGAATATCATCGCTCTGCTGATGCTTTTGATCCCCGGCGTCAACATCATCGCGTTCTTCATGGTCAATGGCTATCTGCTCGGTCGCGAATTCTTCGAATTTGCCGCCATGCGGTTTCGCCCGGAAATGGAAGCCAAGGCGCTGCGGTCAAAACATTCGATAACAGTGTTTCTCGCCGGACTTGTGATTGCCGCCTTCATGGCCATCCCAATCCTTAATCTGCTGACACCATTGTTTGCAGCCGCGATGATGGTGCATCTGCACAAGGCAGTGGCCCAATCGGAACCGCCTGCCGCATTGCGCTAG
- a CDS encoding adenosine kinase — MSSYDVLCIGNAIVDIIARTDDDFIVKNGIIKNAMNLIDADRAEFLYERMGPAIEASGGSAGNTAAGVASLGGRAAYFGKVADDPLGHIFTHDIRAQGVAFDTRVLKAPPPTARSMIFVTPDGERSMNTYLGACVELGPEDVESSKVSEAKVTYFEGYLWDPPRAKEAIRLSAKIAHEHKREVSMTLSDPFCVDRYREEFLDLMRSGTVDIVFANEAELKSLYQTDDFEKGLNAIRKDCKLAAITRSEKGSVVVSKDETVAVPAIEIAELVDTTGAGDLYASGFLFGYTNGRSLTDCAKLGSLTAGLVIQQIGPRPAQNLKIAAQQAGLL; from the coding sequence ATGTCGAGTTATGACGTGCTTTGCATCGGCAATGCCATTGTCGATATCATAGCCCGCACGGATGATGATTTTATCGTCAAGAACGGTATCATCAAAAATGCGATGAATCTGATCGATGCCGACCGTGCGGAATTTCTGTATGAGCGCATGGGGCCGGCGATCGAAGCATCAGGCGGAAGCGCGGGCAATACGGCGGCAGGCGTTGCCAGCCTCGGTGGCCGTGCTGCCTATTTCGGCAAGGTTGCCGATGACCCGCTCGGCCATATCTTTACCCATGACATCCGTGCGCAGGGCGTCGCTTTCGACACGCGCGTTCTGAAAGCACCGCCGCCCACGGCCCGGTCCATGATTTTCGTAACGCCCGATGGCGAGCGTTCCATGAACACCTATCTTGGTGCCTGCGTCGAGCTTGGGCCGGAAGATGTGGAAAGTTCAAAAGTATCAGAAGCCAAAGTGACTTATTTCGAAGGTTATCTGTGGGACCCGCCCCGGGCCAAGGAAGCCATCCGCCTCTCGGCAAAGATTGCTCATGAGCACAAGCGCGAAGTATCAATGACGCTATCAGATCCGTTCTGCGTTGATCGTTATCGCGAGGAATTCCTCGATCTGATGCGCTCAGGCACGGTTGATATCGTCTTCGCCAACGAGGCGGAACTCAAATCGCTGTATCAGACCGACGACTTCGAAAAGGGTCTCAATGCCATCCGCAAGGATTGCAAACTGGCCGCCATCACGCGTTCCGAAAAGGGCTCGGTTGTTGTTTCGAAGGATGAAACTGTCGCGGTTCCCGCTATCGAGATTGCCGAACTGGTCGATACGACGGGTGCCGGCGATCTCTACGCATCGGGCTTTCTGTTCGGCTATACCAATGGCCGGTCATTGACCGATTGCGCAAAACTGGGTTCGCTGACAGCCGGTCTTGTCATCCAGCAGATTGGCCCGCGCCCGGCGCAAAATCTGAAGATTGCTGCGCAGCAGGCCGGATTACTCTGA
- a CDS encoding heavy metal translocating P-type ATPase has product MKHDHSAHHNHAHGTHGHSCCSTHEDEADVVRDPICGMLVDPTAGKPTAEHAGRVFHFCSAGCHSKFVAHPESYLTAVDPVCGMTVDRATARHFLRHDNEKYYFCSASCMAKFEKAPEDYLGDRPAPKPMPAGTQYTCPMHPEIIKDGPGACPLCGMALEPMGIPTGDEGPNPELVDFTRRFWISALCSVPLLLITMGPMLGLPFREWIGESRAGWLEFVLATPVVLWAAIPFFERAWASFVNRSPNMWTLIAIGVGAAYAFSVVATLFPDIFPHAFRMHGGAVPVYFEAAAVIVTLVFLGQILELKARERTGSAIRALLDLAPKTARRVAADGTENDVPLDEVVAGDQLRVRPGESVPVDGIVLEGRSSIDESMLTGEPLPIEKTENDTVTGGTLNRNGTLLIKAEKVGADTVLSQIVGMVATAQRSRAPIQGLADRVASYFVPAVVLVAIVSFIAWAWFGPEPGMIYGLVAAVSVLIIACPCALGLATPMSIMTATGRGAQAGVLIKDAEALERFARVDTLIVDKTGTLTEGKPKLTDIVSAGSLPDDQLLVLAATLETGSEHPLAEAIVEGAKTRNLALLKAEQFEAITGKGVSGTVDKRAVALGNKAMMQAIGADIASLSGKADILRAGGKSVLFIAVDGKAAGIIAVADPIKSTTAEAIRLLHKAGLKIIMATGDNRITAQSVASQLGIDEVRADMLPESKKQLVDELRAKGAKIAMAGDGVNDAPALAAADVGIAMGTGADVAMESAGITLVKGDLNGIVRARHLADATISNIKQNLFFAFVYNVLGVPVAAGVLYPVFGAMLSPMLAAAAMSLSSVSVIANALRLRTLKL; this is encoded by the coding sequence ATGAAACATGACCATTCCGCCCATCACAATCATGCCCATGGCACCCACGGGCATAGCTGTTGCAGCACGCATGAAGATGAGGCAGATGTCGTCCGTGATCCGATATGCGGCATGCTTGTGGACCCTACTGCGGGCAAGCCCACGGCTGAGCATGCGGGCCGCGTGTTTCATTTCTGCTCAGCGGGCTGCCATAGCAAATTCGTTGCCCATCCCGAATCGTATTTGACTGCAGTTGATCCAGTCTGCGGCATGACTGTCGACAGGGCGACGGCCCGGCATTTTCTGCGGCACGACAATGAAAAATACTATTTCTGCTCGGCAAGCTGCATGGCAAAGTTTGAAAAGGCACCTGAAGATTATCTCGGTGATCGGCCAGCGCCAAAGCCTATGCCCGCAGGCACGCAATATACCTGCCCGATGCATCCGGAAATCATCAAGGATGGTCCCGGCGCGTGCCCGCTTTGCGGCATGGCTCTGGAGCCGATGGGTATTCCAACGGGCGATGAGGGCCCCAACCCTGAACTCGTTGATTTCACCCGCCGGTTCTGGATCAGCGCGTTGTGTTCCGTACCACTGCTGTTGATCACCATGGGCCCGATGCTTGGCCTGCCGTTCCGCGAATGGATTGGCGAAAGCCGGGCAGGATGGCTGGAATTTGTATTGGCTACCCCGGTTGTCCTGTGGGCAGCCATACCCTTCTTTGAGCGGGCATGGGCTTCCTTCGTCAATCGCAGCCCGAATATGTGGACGCTGATCGCAATCGGTGTCGGCGCTGCCTATGCTTTCAGTGTCGTAGCAACATTGTTCCCCGACATTTTTCCGCACGCATTCCGTATGCATGGCGGTGCTGTGCCGGTTTATTTCGAAGCCGCCGCCGTTATCGTTACACTGGTATTCCTCGGGCAAATTCTCGAGCTGAAAGCGCGTGAACGTACAGGCTCGGCGATCCGCGCACTGCTTGATCTCGCACCAAAAACAGCACGCCGCGTGGCTGCCGACGGCACGGAAAATGATGTTCCGCTGGATGAGGTGGTGGCCGGAGACCAGTTGCGGGTGCGTCCAGGCGAAAGCGTTCCGGTGGACGGCATCGTTCTGGAAGGCCGGTCTTCCATAGACGAGTCCATGCTCACGGGCGAACCGCTCCCCATCGAAAAAACCGAGAACGATACGGTAACGGGCGGCACGCTCAACCGTAACGGCACGCTGCTGATCAAGGCGGAAAAGGTGGGCGCCGATACAGTCCTGTCGCAGATCGTCGGCATGGTTGCGACCGCCCAGCGCTCACGCGCACCTATTCAGGGACTGGCGGACCGGGTGGCCAGCTATTTTGTACCGGCGGTGGTCCTCGTCGCCATTGTTTCGTTTATTGCATGGGCATGGTTCGGGCCCGAACCCGGTATGATCTATGGCCTTGTAGCTGCTGTCTCGGTGCTGATTATCGCCTGCCCTTGTGCGCTCGGTCTTGCGACCCCAATGTCGATCATGACAGCCACGGGACGAGGTGCGCAAGCCGGTGTTTTGATCAAGGATGCGGAAGCGCTGGAGCGTTTTGCCCGCGTCGATACACTGATCGTGGATAAAACAGGCACTCTGACCGAAGGCAAACCGAAACTCACCGATATCGTTTCGGCTGGTTCACTGCCCGACGACCAATTGCTCGTCCTTGCAGCGACACTCGAAACGGGTTCGGAACACCCGCTCGCCGAAGCCATTGTCGAGGGTGCGAAGACACGCAATCTCGCTTTGCTCAAGGCGGAGCAATTTGAGGCGATCACGGGTAAGGGCGTTTCCGGTACCGTTGATAAACGGGCTGTCGCCTTGGGCAACAAAGCGATGATGCAGGCTATCGGCGCTGATATCGCTTCTTTGAGCGGCAAGGCGGATATATTGCGCGCAGGCGGTAAAAGCGTTCTTTTCATTGCCGTCGATGGCAAGGCTGCCGGTATCATTGCCGTGGCCGACCCCATCAAGTCCACGACGGCGGAAGCCATACGCCTTCTGCACAAGGCTGGCCTCAAGATCATCATGGCGACCGGTGACAACCGCATAACAGCCCAGTCGGTTGCTTCACAGCTCGGCATTGACGAGGTGCGCGCGGACATGCTGCCCGAAAGCAAAAAACAACTCGTGGATGAGTTGCGGGCAAAGGGTGCAAAGATTGCCATGGCCGGTGACGGCGTCAACGATGCGCCTGCGCTTGCAGCAGCCGATGTCGGCATTGCCATGGGCACCGGTGCGGATGTAGCCATGGAAAGCGCCGGTATCACGCTGGTGAAGGGTGATCTTAACGGCATAGTCCGCGCCCGTCATCTTGCCGACGCAACGATCAGCAATATCAAGCAGAACCTGTTCTTCGCCTTCGTCTATAATGTGCTTGGTGTGCCGGTTGCGGCCGGTGTTCTCTACCCCGTCTTTGGTGCAATGCTTTCGCCCATGCTGGCGGCAGCGGCAATGAGCCTTTCTTCCGTATCGGTGATTGCCAATGCATTGCGGCTGCGCACGCTGAAACTGTGA
- a CDS encoding trimeric intracellular cation channel family protein — MTLIQIFNYAGVFVFAATGGLAASRRQLDIIAFVFLAAVTGIGGGTLRDLILGVPVFWVREPGYILVCAAAAVIVYFSANLLESRYRLLLWLDALGLAAYSVMGAAKGLALGFDPAIAVVTGILTATFGGVLRDIVSGEPSVLMRREIYVTAALAGSAAYTILLGLSAGPEISALLAALTAFTVRGGALYFGWTLPNYHKPGRTPEELKRDGIVRSE, encoded by the coding sequence ATGACATTGATCCAGATATTCAATTATGCGGGCGTTTTTGTCTTTGCTGCCACGGGCGGTCTTGCTGCCTCGCGCCGCCAGCTTGATATCATCGCCTTTGTGTTTCTTGCTGCGGTAACAGGCATTGGCGGCGGCACTCTGCGCGATCTCATTCTCGGAGTTCCGGTCTTTTGGGTGAGGGAGCCCGGCTATATCCTCGTCTGCGCCGCAGCAGCGGTCATCGTCTATTTCTCCGCCAATCTGCTGGAATCGCGTTACCGGCTTTTGCTCTGGCTTGATGCGCTGGGACTTGCCGCCTACAGCGTGATGGGTGCAGCCAAGGGCTTGGCACTTGGATTTGATCCGGCAATTGCCGTTGTCACCGGTATTCTAACGGCCACATTTGGCGGCGTGTTGCGCGATATTGTATCGGGGGAACCATCTGTGCTGATGCGGCGTGAAATTTACGTAACGGCAGCCCTTGCCGGATCGGCCGCCTATACGATCCTGCTTGGACTTTCGGCAGGGCCAGAAATTTCGGCGCTGCTCGCCGCCCTCACCGCTTTCACGGTGCGCGGCGGCGCGCTGTATTTTGGCTGGACGCTACCCAACTACCACAAGCCGGGCCGCACGCCTGAAGAACTCAAGCGTGACGGCATTGTGCGGTCAGAGTAA
- the grpE gene encoding nucleotide exchange factor GrpE, translating into MTEEKKHHDAPDLDQRDLKNPRDRDALKRAADDFLKSRKAEEYAMAQEEEDEAQAISSAELDALRAENGDLKDQLLRLAADMENLRKRTARDVHDARSYSVANFARDMLSVSDNLKRTLEAIPADALANGDAGFKTLAEGVEITERSMMSALERHGVKKIEPQGQRFDPNFHQAMYEIPNTDVPHNTVLQVAQSGFVIGDRMLRPALVGVSKGGPKQAAGEGQAEPGPINPQAEKDA; encoded by the coding sequence ATGACTGAAGAAAAGAAACATCATGACGCACCCGATCTCGATCAGCGCGATCTGAAGAATCCGCGCGACCGTGATGCGCTGAAGCGTGCCGCCGATGATTTTCTGAAATCACGCAAGGCGGAAGAATACGCCATGGCGCAGGAAGAGGAAGACGAGGCGCAAGCCATCAGCAGCGCCGAACTCGACGCATTGCGCGCTGAAAATGGCGATCTGAAGGACCAGTTGCTGCGGCTGGCCGCTGACATGGAAAACCTGCGCAAGCGTACGGCACGCGACGTGCATGACGCACGTTCCTATTCCGTTGCCAATTTCGCTCGCGACATGCTGTCGGTCTCCGACAATCTGAAGCGCACGCTTGAAGCCATTCCGGCCGACGCACTGGCCAATGGCGATGCGGGTTTCAAAACCCTCGCCGAGGGCGTGGAAATCACAGAGCGTTCGATGATGTCGGCGCTGGAACGCCATGGCGTAAAGAAGATCGAACCGCAGGGCCAGCGTTTCGACCCGAATTTCCATCAGGCCATGTATGAGATCCCCAACACCGACGTGCCGCACAACACAGTGCTGCAGGTGGCGCAAAGCGGGTTTGTCATTGGCGACCGCATGTTGCGTCCGGCGCTGGTCGGCGTTTCCAAGGGCGGCCCCAAGCAAGCCGCAGGCGAAGGTCAGGCGGAGCCGGGCCCGATCAATCCACAGGCTGAAAAAGACGCATAA
- the cueR gene encoding Cu(I)-responsive transcriptional regulator — protein sequence MNIGNASEKSGLPPKTIRYYEDIGLLKPDRSDNGYRDYSMSDVHKLRFLQRSRGLGFSVEECRQLLALYEDKERASSDVKTIAKTKLKEIDRKITELRELQHTLQHLVAHCHGDQRPDCPILESISGTGDA from the coding sequence ATGAATATCGGCAATGCATCGGAAAAATCAGGACTGCCGCCCAAGACCATTCGCTATTATGAGGATATCGGGCTGCTCAAGCCCGACAGATCAGACAATGGCTATCGGGACTATTCGATGTCAGATGTACACAAGCTGCGCTTTCTGCAACGCTCACGCGGTCTTGGATTTTCCGTGGAAGAATGCCGTCAGCTTCTGGCGCTTTACGAAGACAAGGAGCGCGCGAGTTCCGATGTCAAAACCATAGCGAAAACGAAACTCAAGGAGATCGACCGCAAGATCACCGAGCTGCGCGAACTGCAGCACACGCTGCAACATCTGGTCGCCCATTGCCATGGCGACCAGCGGCCGGACTGTCCCATTCTGGAGAGTATTTCCGGTACCGGTGACGCTTAG
- a CDS encoding DUF2244 domain-containing protein: MNPIDAAMRNEEEIFRALLVPHRSLGQKGFLIVMAAIGGSSFLTGLFFLSLGAWPVFGFFGLDVLLVYLAFRMNYSAAKAHEEVSVSRITLQIKQVAPSGRTKLHEFNPFWTRFSVARHEEIGITSMRVEGQGKAVTIGSFLNPDDRESFASAFTRALATAKGR, from the coding sequence ATGAACCCAATTGACGCTGCTATGCGCAATGAAGAGGAAATTTTCCGCGCCCTTCTTGTGCCGCACCGTTCGCTTGGACAAAAAGGGTTTCTCATTGTCATGGCTGCCATCGGCGGCTCGAGTTTTCTGACCGGACTGTTCTTCCTTTCGCTTGGCGCATGGCCTGTTTTCGGCTTCTTCGGGCTTGATGTGCTTTTGGTCTACCTTGCCTTCCGCATGAATTATTCGGCAGCGAAAGCCCATGAAGAGGTCAGCGTTTCGCGCATAACATTGCAGATCAAACAGGTAGCCCCGTCAGGACGCACGAAGCTGCACGAGTTCAACCCCTTCTGGACGCGGTTCAGTGTGGCTCGTCATGAGGAAATCGGCATTACGTCCATGCGCGTCGAGGGGCAGGGAAAGGCCGTCACAATCGGCTCATTTCTCAATCCCGATGACCGGGAAAGCTTCGCATCCGCCTTTACCAGAGCATTGGCCACGGCCAAGGGCCGGTAG
- the hrcA gene encoding heat-inducible transcriptional repressor HrcA: MNKAVTPEPLQSLDQRSRDIFRRIVESYLGDGEPVGSRNLSRILPVALSPATIRNVMSDLEHLGLVYAPHISAGRLPTQLGLRFFVDAFMEVGDLSSDERNSIEAQVRAGGDAQSTENVLTQASQLLSGMSRGAGLVLATKAEGALKHIEFVRLEPTKALAVLVTQSGDIENRVIDLPPGVTPSQLIEASNFLNAHIQGRTITEARAEIARLKDETQQALDALSQHLVEEGLAVWGGAGGGQPPRLIVRGRGNLLDSINAEADLDRLRHLFDDLETKEGTIQLLDLAEAGSGVRIFIGSENKLFSLSGSSLVIAPYRDSEQRVIGALGVIGPTRLNYARIVPMVDYTAQLVSRLLR, encoded by the coding sequence ATGAACAAGGCAGTCACTCCCGAACCATTGCAATCGCTCGACCAGCGGTCACGGGATATCTTTCGGCGCATTGTCGAGAGTTATCTTGGCGATGGCGAACCGGTTGGGTCGCGCAATCTTTCGCGAATACTGCCGGTTGCGCTTTCGCCTGCGACAATCCGCAATGTGATGAGCGATCTGGAGCATCTTGGCCTTGTCTATGCGCCGCATATCTCGGCTGGACGTCTGCCGACGCAGCTCGGCCTGCGATTCTTTGTCGATGCCTTTATGGAAGTTGGCGACCTTTCTTCCGATGAGCGTAATTCCATCGAGGCACAGGTTCGGGCGGGCGGTGATGCCCAATCAACCGAGAATGTACTGACGCAAGCCAGCCAGCTCCTTTCAGGCATGTCGCGCGGTGCGGGACTTGTTCTGGCAACGAAAGCGGAAGGCGCACTCAAGCACATCGAATTCGTGCGGCTCGAGCCAACAAAGGCGCTGGCAGTGCTGGTTACGCAGAGCGGCGATATCGAAAACCGGGTGATTGATTTGCCGCCGGGCGTCACCCCCTCGCAATTGATTGAGGCGTCGAATTTCCTCAATGCCCATATTCAAGGCCGCACGATCACCGAAGCGCGTGCCGAGATCGCGCGCCTGAAGGACGAGACCCAGCAGGCGCTCGATGCGTTGTCACAGCATCTGGTCGAAGAAGGGCTTGCCGTTTGGGGCGGAGCGGGAGGCGGACAGCCACCACGTCTGATCGTGCGCGGACGCGGCAATCTGCTCGATTCAATCAATGCCGAGGCTGATCTTGACCGCCTGCGTCATCTCTTTGATGACCTCGAAACCAAGGAAGGCACGATACAGCTGCTCGATCTGGCGGAAGCAGGCTCGGGGGTGCGTATTTTCATCGGCTCGGAGAACAAGCTGTTCTCACTTTCGGGCTCATCGCTGGTCATCGCCCCCTATCGCGACTCGGAACAGCGGGTTATCGGCGCACTCGGCGTTATCGGTCCAACCCGGCTTAACTATGCGCGGATTGTTCCCATGGTGGATTATACGGCACAACTGGTCTCAAGATTGTTGCGCTAG
- a CDS encoding Dabb family protein: MIRHIVFFSARNPEDVDTIHTRLKRLGEIPHSIVFEVMKNTKTDPISGEIDIVVYGEFESAEALAAYKAHPIYSETTAVVRPLRELRISADVVSTIA; encoded by the coding sequence GTGATCCGCCATATTGTATTCTTCAGTGCCCGCAATCCCGAAGATGTCGACACAATCCACACCCGTTTGAAACGGCTTGGAGAAATTCCGCATTCCATCGTTTTTGAGGTCATGAAGAACACCAAGACCGATCCAATCTCCGGCGAGATTGATATCGTTGTCTATGGCGAATTCGAAAGCGCCGAAGCCTTGGCGGCCTATAAGGCACACCCGATCTACAGTGAAACGACGGCTGTTGTGCGTCCCTTGCGCGAGTTGCGCATCTCGGCGGACGTGGTTTCCACTATCGCCTAA
- the nth gene encoding endonuclease III, which produces MENPKSKVDQIDVSAIAGKPAKKPRLVTGTRYTADEIHEIFRRFSIQRPEPKGELEHVNAFTLLVAVALSAQATDVGVNKATRALFKVADTPEKMLDLGVEKLGEYIRTIGLWRNKAKNVIALSEALIRDYGSQVPDDRDELVKLPGVGRKTANVVLSMAFGQATMAVDTHIFRIGNRLGLAPGKTPDQVEAKLMKIIPAEYLYHAHHWLILHGRYVCKARKPECAACVIADICKSAEKTSEMPAPLVPLPPQVF; this is translated from the coding sequence ATGGAAAATCCCAAGAGCAAAGTTGATCAGATTGACGTGAGTGCAATTGCCGGAAAACCGGCAAAGAAGCCACGCCTTGTCACGGGTACGCGCTATACGGCTGATGAGATTCATGAGATTTTTCGCCGGTTCTCCATCCAGCGCCCGGAGCCCAAGGGCGAGCTTGAACATGTCAACGCCTTCACACTGCTTGTCGCGGTTGCGCTTTCCGCTCAGGCAACCGATGTCGGGGTCAACAAGGCAACACGCGCGCTGTTCAAGGTGGCTGATACGCCGGAAAAAATGCTGGATCTTGGCGTGGAAAAACTGGGCGAATATATCCGCACCATCGGCCTTTGGCGCAACAAGGCGAAGAATGTCATCGCGCTCTCGGAAGCCCTGATCCGCGATTATGGCAGTCAGGTGCCTGATGATCGCGACGAATTGGTCAAGCTTCCCGGCGTTGGCCGCAAGACGGCCAATGTCGTGCTCAGCATGGCGTTCGGGCAGGCAACGATGGCCGTTGATACGCATATATTCCGCATCGGCAACCGGCTTGGCCTAGCGCCCGGCAAGACGCCGGATCAGGTGGAAGCCAAGCTGATGAAAATCATCCCGGCGGAATATCTTTATCACGCCCATCACTGGCTGATTCTGCATGGCCGCTACGTCTGCAAAGCCCGTAAACCCGAATGCGCCGCCTGTGTCATCGCCGATATCTGCAAATCAGCTGAAAAAACATCGGAAATGCCGGCGCCGCTGGTGCCTCTGCCGCCCCAAGTCTTCTAG
- a CDS encoding potassium-transporting ATPase subunit C: MPAGTISALVAANTRHPALGIFGEVGVNVLAFNMSPDDLKTPIRGVYGRLRSTDTTRS, encoded by the coding sequence TTGCCAGCTGGCACAATTTCTGCGCTGGTAGCTGCAAACACGCGGCATCCTGCCCTTGGCATTTTTGGTGAGGTTGGGGTAAACGTTCTGGCGTTTAACATGTCACCCGACGATCTGAAAACACCAATCCGAGGCGTATATGGCCGACTACGGTCAACAGACACGACCCGATCCTGA